A stretch of Sulfitobacter sp. THAF37 DNA encodes these proteins:
- a CDS encoding patatin-like phospholipase family protein, protein MAQGSGKKKRINLALQGGGAHGAFTWGVLERFLQDPELEICGISGTSAGALNGAALKAGYVAGGVEGARENLAWLWQQVSGMADLRLQSWMAPFGIGAVSQALEYSWPVAVGDAVSNITSPYVYGPFYRNPLTDIVAKMDYDNVCNGVAPLLYICATRVRNGKIRVFSGDEIGPEAIMASACLPTVFQAVEMYDAETGQVEAFWDGGYTGNPALFPLFDKGLPDDIVVININPLERHDLPRTPKQIQNRINEISFNSSLLRELRAIEFVQRLIDSGRVPEGAMSRVRVHMVADDDLMEKLSVATKLVPLPSVIATLYAAGQEAADRFLAAHRDKIGVESSINLPEMFG, encoded by the coding sequence ATGGCGCAGGGCAGCGGCAAGAAGAAGCGGATCAACCTTGCGCTTCAGGGCGGCGGCGCGCATGGCGCCTTTACCTGGGGCGTGCTTGAGCGGTTCCTGCAGGACCCGGAGCTGGAAATCTGCGGCATCTCCGGCACCTCGGCGGGGGCGCTGAACGGCGCCGCGCTGAAGGCCGGTTATGTCGCGGGCGGGGTGGAGGGGGCCCGCGAAAACCTTGCCTGGCTGTGGCAGCAGGTTTCAGGCATGGCGGACCTGCGGCTGCAATCCTGGATGGCGCCTTTTGGCATCGGGGCGGTAAGCCAGGCGCTGGAATATTCCTGGCCCGTGGCCGTTGGCGATGCGGTGTCGAACATCACCTCGCCTTACGTGTATGGACCGTTCTATCGCAATCCGCTGACCGACATCGTGGCCAAGATGGATTATGACAACGTCTGCAACGGGGTGGCGCCGTTGCTGTACATCTGTGCAACGCGGGTGCGCAATGGCAAGATCCGGGTGTTTTCGGGCGATGAGATCGGGCCGGAGGCGATCATGGCGTCGGCCTGCCTGCCGACCGTGTTTCAGGCGGTCGAGATGTACGACGCCGAGACCGGGCAGGTGGAGGCGTTCTGGGACGGGGGATACACTGGAAACCCCGCGCTTTTCCCGTTGTTTGACAAGGGCTTGCCCGACGATATTGTGGTGATCAACATCAACCCGCTGGAGCGTCACGACCTGCCGCGCACGCCCAAGCAGATCCAGAACCGGATCAATGAAATCAGCTTCAACTCCAGCCTGCTGCGGGAACTGCGCGCCATCGAGTTCGTGCAGCGCCTGATTGACAGTGGCCGGGTCCCCGAAGGCGCCATGAGCCGGGTCCGGGTGCACATGGTGGCGGATGACGACCTGATGGAGAAGCTGTCTGTGGCGACCAAACTGGTGCCGCTGCCGTCGGTCATCGCGACCCTGTATGCGGCCGGCCAGGAGGCGGCGGACCGCTTTCTGGCGGCACACCGCGACAAGATCGGGGTAGAGAGCAGCATCAATCTGCCCGAGATGTTCGGCTGA
- a CDS encoding DUF502 domain-containing protein has product MNTPFDINTSEPRRPGLVARLRASFLTGLVVIAPVGLTIWLIWSVVGWIDGFVLPLVPQAYHPDRMLQDFLGLDPDLQINVRGLGVVIFLIFTIIVGWMAKGIIGRSLIRFAESLVERTPVVRTVYSGIKQISETIFAQSERSFETACLIEYPRKGIWALGFISTMAKGEVAAKSDSSGEMVSVFVPTTPNPTSGFLLFFPKRDVIELDMSVEDAAKLVISAGLVYPPDRSEKSALPDAFPDARS; this is encoded by the coding sequence ATGAATACGCCATTCGACATCAATACATCTGAACCCCGCCGTCCCGGACTGGTCGCACGCCTGCGCGCGTCCTTTCTGACCGGTCTCGTGGTGATCGCGCCCGTGGGCCTGACCATCTGGCTGATCTGGTCCGTGGTGGGATGGATCGACGGCTTCGTGCTGCCGCTGGTCCCCCAGGCCTATCACCCCGACCGGATGCTTCAGGACTTTCTGGGGCTGGACCCCGACCTGCAGATCAACGTGCGCGGCCTGGGCGTTGTCATCTTCCTGATCTTCACGATCATCGTCGGCTGGATGGCCAAGGGCATCATCGGCCGGTCGCTGATCCGTTTTGCCGAAAGCCTGGTCGAGCGGACACCGGTGGTGCGCACTGTCTATTCCGGGATCAAACAGATTTCCGAGACGATCTTTGCCCAGTCCGAACGCAGCTTCGAAACCGCCTGCCTGATCGAATACCCCCGCAAGGGGATCTGGGCGCTTGGCTTCATCTCGACCATGGCCAAAGGCGAAGTTGCAGCAAAATCGGACTCTTCCGGCGAAATGGTCAGCGTCTTCGTGCCCACGACGCCGAACCCGACGTCGGGCTTTTTGCTGTTCTTTCCAAAGAGAGACGTGATCGAACTGGACATGTCGGTCGAAGACGCCGCGAAACTGGTGATTTCCGCCGGTCTGGTCTATCCGCCCGACCGGTCCGAAAAATCCGCCCTGCCCGACGCCTTTCCGGACGCCCGTAGCTGA
- a CDS encoding pseudouridine-5'-phosphate glycosidase gives MTLPLTYSTEVAEARAAGTPVVALESTIITHGMPHPQNIEVARQVESDIRAAGAVPATIAVLEGQLHIGLNPGQLDALAQARNVAKLSRADLAVCIARGGTGATTVAATMIAAHLAGIAVFATGGIGGVHKGAENSFDISADLMELAQTPVTVVAAGAKAILDVAKTLEVLETQGVPVIAFGQDSFPAFWSASSPLKAPLRMDDPAGIARAHEMRAALGLPGGQLVANPIPLADEIPAAEMAPVIAQAQADATAHGISGKSVTPYLLQRIFELTEGRSLTANIALVRNNARLAARIATRINQPPA, from the coding sequence ATGACCCTGCCCCTGACCTACAGTACCGAAGTGGCCGAGGCCCGCGCGGCGGGCACGCCGGTCGTGGCGCTGGAAAGCACCATCATCACCCACGGCATGCCCCATCCCCAGAACATCGAGGTGGCCCGCCAGGTCGAAAGCGACATCCGCGCCGCCGGGGCGGTCCCGGCCACCATCGCGGTGCTGGAGGGACAGCTGCACATCGGGTTGAACCCCGGCCAGCTCGACGCCCTGGCACAGGCGCGCAATGTCGCCAAGCTCAGCCGCGCCGACCTGGCCGTCTGCATCGCCCGCGGCGGCACCGGGGCCACCACCGTCGCCGCCACCATGATCGCAGCACATCTGGCGGGGATTGCCGTCTTTGCCACCGGCGGGATCGGCGGCGTGCACAAGGGCGCCGAAAACAGCTTTGACATCTCCGCAGACCTGATGGAACTGGCCCAGACCCCCGTCACCGTGGTCGCGGCCGGGGCCAAGGCGATTCTCGACGTGGCCAAGACGCTGGAGGTGCTGGAAACCCAGGGCGTGCCGGTAATCGCCTTCGGCCAGGACAGTTTCCCCGCCTTCTGGTCGGCGTCATCGCCGCTCAAGGCACCGCTGCGCATGGACGACCCCGCCGGGATTGCCCGTGCCCACGAGATGCGCGCAGCCCTCGGCCTGCCGGGCGGGCAACTGGTGGCCAACCCGATCCCCCTTGCGGACGAGATACCCGCCGCCGAAATGGCCCCGGTCATCGCCCAGGCCCAGGCCGACGCCACCGCGCATGGAATCAGCGGCAAATCCGTCACCCCCTACCTGCTGCAACGCATCTTCGAGCTGACGGAAGGCCGGTCGCTGACCGCGAACATCGCACTCGTGCGCAACAATGCCCGTCTGGCGGCCCGCATCGCCACCAGGATCAACCAGCCGCCCGCATAA